Proteins encoded within one genomic window of Fragaria vesca subsp. vesca linkage group LG1, FraVesHawaii_1.0, whole genome shotgun sequence:
- the LOC101295076 gene encoding uncharacterized protein LOC101295076: MKDDYEIEEKKQAAADVLDNYSKFVMACIGNNVRPCDMRLHLMKEISGLPTSLKKDSSQRAASPDLMGESSSSGTARLDKTDSFRDRPL; this comes from the exons ATTGAAGAGAAAAAGCAAGCTGCTGCTGATGTATTGGACAACTATTCAAAGTTTGTAATGGCATGCATTGGAAATAATGTTCGGCCTTGTGACATGAGGTTGCATCTGATGAAG GAGATTTCAGGTCTACCAACTTCTTTGAAGAAAGATTCGTCCCAGAGAGCAGCTTCTCCTGATCTAATGGGTGAATCGTCAAGCTCAGGTACTGCCAGACTAGATAAGACAGACAGTTTTCGAGATCGGCCACTTTGA